The Salegentibacter mishustinae genome includes a window with the following:
- the rlmH gene encoding 23S rRNA (pseudouridine(1915)-N(3))-methyltransferase RlmH: MTIKLLCIGKTDNRELKQLIEVYKKRLQFYNKFEIDIIPDLKKTKSLDENQQKEKEGELILAKVQNSDFLVLLDENGKEFSSEKFSAYIQKRLNSGLKQLIFVIGGPYGFSEAVYQRADSKVALSQMTFSHQMVRLFFTEQLYRAFTILKNEPYHHR, from the coding sequence ATGACCATAAAATTACTCTGTATAGGAAAGACCGATAACCGGGAGCTTAAGCAACTTATTGAAGTCTATAAAAAACGCCTTCAGTTTTACAATAAATTTGAAATTGATATTATTCCAGATCTTAAAAAGACTAAAAGCCTGGATGAAAATCAGCAAAAAGAAAAAGAAGGAGAATTGATCCTTGCTAAAGTGCAGAATTCAGATTTTCTGGTACTTTTAGATGAAAACGGAAAAGAGTTTTCTTCAGAAAAATTTTCAGCATACATTCAAAAGAGATTAAACAGTGGGCTTAAGCAACTTATTTTTGTAATTGGCGGGCCTTACGGATTTTCGGAAGCAGTTTACCAAAGAGCCGATTCTAAAGTGGCACTCTCACAAATGACTTTCTCCCACCAAATGGTAAGACTTTTCTTTACCGAACAGCTTTACCGCGCCTTTACTATTTTAAAAAACGAACCCTATCACCACCGATAA
- a CDS encoding DUF2147 domain-containing protein — MKIKFNLLNLLIFGSILISSGLQAQEVFGKWKVVNDAGRVNSIVEIYEKDNAVHGKVIRITKEEHRDRKCTECPGKLKNQPIEGLNVIRDFKKEDDEYVDGTLIDPKSGKEYKGKIWVDEEHPDKLNVRGYIAFFYKTKVWERAE, encoded by the coding sequence ATGAAAATTAAATTTAACTTACTAAACCTATTAATTTTTGGATCTATCCTGATTTCTTCAGGACTGCAGGCCCAGGAAGTTTTTGGGAAATGGAAAGTAGTTAATGATGCCGGTCGTGTAAATTCTATTGTAGAAATTTATGAAAAAGATAATGCTGTTCATGGTAAAGTAATAAGAATTACCAAAGAAGAACACCGTGATCGTAAATGCACTGAATGCCCGGGAAAACTTAAAAATCAGCCTATAGAAGGTCTAAACGTTATTCGGGATTTTAAAAAAGAAGATGACGAATATGTAGATGGTACTTTAATTGACCCAAAATCTGGAAAAGAGTATAAAGGGAAAATTTGGGTTGACGAGGAACACCCTGATAAGCTTAACGTTCGCGGATATATCGCTTTTTTCTATAAAACTAAAGTTTGGGAACGCGCCGAATAA
- a CDS encoding non-canonical purine NTP diphosphatase — protein sequence MELVFATHNKNKLIEIKALLPHYIKLLSLDDIGCNEEIPETANTIEGNAILKAEHVRHRYGYDCFADDTGLEVEALNGEPGVLSARYAGDDKNDDSNVTKLLKNLDGKENRNAQFKTAIALNLNDNQNLFTGICKGKIIKEKRGDQGFGYDPIFVPEGFKETFAEMSLSEKSEISHRGIAFKKLIAYLSK from the coding sequence ATGGAACTTGTATTCGCCACTCATAATAAGAACAAACTAATTGAAATAAAGGCGCTTTTGCCGCATTACATTAAACTTTTATCATTAGATGATATTGGCTGCAATGAGGAAATTCCCGAAACTGCAAACACTATAGAAGGCAATGCTATTTTAAAAGCCGAGCACGTTAGGCATCGTTACGGTTACGATTGTTTTGCCGATGATACCGGTTTAGAAGTAGAGGCCTTAAATGGTGAGCCGGGTGTTTTATCTGCCCGCTATGCCGGGGATGATAAAAATGATGATTCTAATGTCACTAAATTATTAAAGAACTTAGATGGCAAAGAAAATAGAAATGCACAGTTTAAAACGGCCATCGCTCTAAACTTAAACGACAATCAAAATCTTTTTACAGGAATTTGCAAAGGAAAAATTATAAAGGAAAAACGTGGCGATCAGGGGTTTGGTTACGATCCAATATTTGTTCCAGAAGGTTTCAAGGAGACATTTGCTGAAATGAGCTTGAGCGAAAAATCTGAAATTAGCCATCGCGGAATAGCCTTTAAGAAGCTAATCGCCTATCTTTCAAAATAA
- a CDS encoding chalcone isomerase family protein, whose product MKKLLVLFVAVFGLNLTSAQTEIGGATLPNTVEYGSEKLTLNGAGVREKFWMDMYAGGLYLKNKSGDATEIMNKDEAMALKLHIVSKMITSERMMDAVNEGFENATGGNTAPIQAEIKKFISFFEDEINKGDIFDLVYLPERGSVIYKNGKESGAIQGMEFKKALFGIWLSDEPADDDLKEGMLGKQ is encoded by the coding sequence ATGAAAAAATTATTAGTACTTTTTGTTGCCGTTTTTGGCTTAAACTTAACTTCAGCACAAACCGAAATTGGTGGTGCCACATTACCAAATACTGTAGAATATGGTTCTGAAAAACTAACACTTAACGGAGCCGGAGTAAGAGAGAAATTCTGGATGGATATGTATGCCGGCGGACTTTACCTCAAAAACAAATCGGGAGATGCTACCGAAATAATGAATAAAGATGAAGCCATGGCACTCAAATTGCACATAGTTTCAAAAATGATTACCAGTGAACGAATGATGGATGCGGTAAATGAAGGTTTTGAAAATGCTACCGGTGGAAATACAGCACCTATTCAAGCCGAAATCAAGAAATTTATCAGCTTTTTTGAAGATGAAATCAATAAAGGAGATATTTTTGACCTTGTTTACCTGCCAGAAAGAGGTTCGGTAATTTATAAAAATGGAAAAGAAAGTGGTGCTATCCAGGGAATGGAGTTTAAAAAAGCTTTGTTTGGGATATGGCTTTCTGATGAACCAGCAGATGATGACCTTAAAGAGGGAATGCTGGGTAAACAATAA
- a CDS encoding DEAD/DEAH box helicase — MNKFEQLGLNPSILKAVEDMGFTSPSEIQEKAIPVLLNEDTDMVALAQTGTGKTAAFGFPLIQKINVSKKHTQALILSPTRELCLQITNELKNYSKFEKGLNPVAIYGGASITDQARQIERGAQIIVATPGRMQDMINRNLVDISKIEYCVLDEADEMLNMGFFEDIKAILSHTPKEKHTWLFSATMPKEVATIAQKFMRTPIEITVGSKNQGTSNVSHEYYLVNSRQRYEALKRLADANPDIFSVIFCRTKRDTQKVAEKLIEDGYSAAALHGDLSQNQRDLVMKSFRSKQIQMLVATDVAARGIDVDDITHVINYQLPDEIETYTHRSGRTGRAGKSGVSMVIVTKSEMRKIKSIERIIQQKFEQKDIPDGMEICRVQLFHLANDIKETKINHEIDAYLPSINEVLEDFTKEELIKKFFSVEFTRFFNYYKNSEGLSSPSAPADGGGSGDSTRYFINVGAKDDFDWMSLKDFLKATLDLGRDDVYKVDVKDSFSFFNTDTKNAETVLSTFKDFKHQGRFINVEETTDTGGRGKRGGGGGGRKGGKFNKGGKKPDFKGGGRRRSDDFKGGSGKGKKSGNRSKNIESSIKRRRNKN, encoded by the coding sequence ATGAACAAATTTGAACAATTAGGTTTAAACCCTTCTATTCTTAAAGCAGTCGAAGATATGGGTTTTACAAGCCCGAGTGAGATACAGGAAAAAGCGATTCCTGTTTTACTAAATGAAGATACCGATATGGTGGCATTAGCCCAAACCGGTACAGGAAAGACAGCTGCTTTTGGATTCCCGCTTATCCAGAAAATAAACGTAAGTAAAAAACATACCCAGGCATTAATTCTTTCACCAACACGTGAACTTTGCCTGCAAATTACCAATGAACTAAAGAATTACTCAAAATTCGAAAAAGGTCTTAATCCTGTTGCTATTTATGGTGGCGCAAGCATTACAGACCAGGCCAGACAAATTGAACGAGGAGCGCAAATAATTGTTGCCACTCCCGGACGTATGCAGGATATGATTAATCGTAATCTGGTAGATATTTCTAAAATAGAATATTGTGTTTTAGATGAAGCAGATGAGATGCTAAATATGGGCTTCTTTGAAGACATTAAAGCAATTCTTTCTCATACCCCAAAAGAAAAGCATACCTGGTTATTTTCTGCAACTATGCCTAAAGAGGTTGCAACTATCGCCCAGAAATTTATGCGTACTCCTATAGAAATTACTGTAGGATCTAAAAACCAGGGAACTTCTAATGTTTCTCACGAGTATTACTTAGTTAATTCGAGACAACGTTACGAAGCTTTAAAAAGACTGGCAGATGCTAATCCAGATATCTTTTCGGTAATTTTTTGCCGAACAAAAAGAGATACTCAAAAAGTAGCTGAAAAGCTTATTGAAGACGGTTATAGCGCCGCAGCTTTACACGGGGATCTAAGCCAAAACCAAAGAGATTTGGTGATGAAAAGCTTTAGAAGCAAGCAAATTCAAATGTTAGTGGCAACAGATGTTGCTGCTCGTGGAATTGACGTAGATGATATTACACACGTAATCAACTACCAGCTACCCGATGAAATTGAAACTTATACTCACCGTAGTGGCCGTACAGGTCGTGCAGGAAAGAGCGGAGTTTCTATGGTAATTGTTACCAAAAGTGAAATGCGTAAAATAAAAAGTATTGAGCGCATAATTCAGCAAAAATTTGAGCAAAAAGATATTCCGGACGGAATGGAAATTTGCCGCGTACAGCTGTTCCACTTAGCAAATGATATAAAGGAAACTAAGATTAATCACGAGATAGATGCTTATTTACCGAGCATCAACGAAGTTTTAGAAGATTTTACCAAAGAAGAGCTTATTAAGAAGTTCTTTTCTGTAGAATTTACTCGTTTCTTCAATTATTACAAAAATTCTGAAGGCTTAAGTTCTCCCTCAGCTCCTGCAGATGGAGGTGGTTCTGGAGACTCTACGCGTTACTTTATAAATGTTGGCGCTAAAGATGATTTTGACTGGATGAGCCTAAAAGATTTCCTTAAGGCTACTTTAGATCTTGGACGTGACGATGTTTATAAAGTTGACGTTAAGGACAGCTTCTCTTTCTTTAATACTGATACTAAAAATGCCGAGACTGTTTTAAGTACTTTCAAAGACTTTAAACACCAGGGTAGATTTATTAATGTTGAAGAAACTACTGATACCGGCGGACGTGGAAAACGCGGCGGCGGTGGCGGAGGCCGAAAAGGCGGGAAATTCAACAAAGGCGGCAAAAAACCTGATTTTAAAGGTGGTGGTCGCAGACGCTCAGACGATTTTAAAGGCGGTTCTGGAAAAGGAAAAAAATCTGGAAACCGAAGCAAAAACATTGAGAGCTCTATTAAAAGAAGACGCAACAAAAATTAA
- a CDS encoding CHRD domain-containing protein — protein MKKFLLAMFIALPFMFMSCSGDDDAVDPDGDGDDFQGETKSFELYSVADPSISGTATFMENEDNSTTVEIELNGTPDGGMHPAHIHYNTAAEGGDIAVSFEPIDGATGMSTTTFSTLDDGTNITYTEAINFDGYINVHLSADDLGTLVAQGDIGENELTGESKNYMLEEKAVEGISGNVMFQERVNGEALATIMLDGTPNDGEHPAHIHMGSVAESPGGIAFTFTPVNGATGMSKTNIATLDDGTAFMYNDVLSYDGYVNVHLSADELGTLVAQNDIGANELTGESKTYELNERAVEGISGTVMFEERMSGAALATIMLDGTPEDGMHPAHIHMGSFVEGPGDIAFTFNPVNGATGMSMTQVEMLDDDTEFGYEEVLNYDGYVNVHLSAEDLATVVAQGDIGANELTGESKTYELGEKAVEGISGSVMFEERMSGEALATIMLDGTPADGMHPAHIHMGTAAEGPGDIAFTFNPVNGATGMSMTHVAMLDDDTEFGYEDVLNYDGYVNVHLSADDLGTLVAQGDIGQNELTGESASYDLGSVDVDGIMGTAMFEERVNGETLVTIMLDGTPADGMHPAHIHVGSVADAPGDIAITLNSVNGATGMSATNVTKFNGEDGDMIDYNGLLEYDGYINVHLSADDLETLVAQGNIGSNS, from the coding sequence GATGACTTTCAAGGTGAAACAAAAAGCTTTGAACTTTACTCGGTTGCCGACCCTTCAATTTCAGGAACCGCTACCTTTATGGAAAATGAAGACAATAGTACTACTGTTGAAATTGAATTAAACGGCACTCCAGATGGAGGCATGCACCCGGCACATATTCATTATAATACCGCTGCCGAAGGTGGTGATATTGCGGTTTCTTTTGAACCTATAGATGGAGCTACCGGGATGAGTACCACTACTTTTTCCACTTTAGACGATGGAACAAATATTACATATACCGAAGCAATTAATTTTGACGGGTATATCAACGTGCATTTAAGTGCAGACGATCTTGGTACTTTAGTGGCACAGGGAGATATTGGAGAAAATGAGCTTACCGGAGAATCTAAAAACTATATGCTTGAAGAAAAAGCTGTAGAAGGAATTTCCGGAAATGTAATGTTTCAGGAAAGAGTAAACGGGGAAGCCCTGGCAACTATTATGCTAGATGGAACTCCAAATGATGGTGAACATCCGGCACATATCCATATGGGATCTGTAGCTGAGTCTCCGGGAGGTATAGCTTTTACCTTTACGCCGGTTAATGGGGCAACAGGAATGAGTAAAACCAATATAGCTACATTAGACGATGGTACCGCATTTATGTATAACGATGTACTTAGTTATGATGGTTATGTAAATGTACACCTAAGTGCAGATGAGCTTGGAACTCTTGTAGCTCAAAATGATATTGGCGCAAACGAACTTACCGGCGAAAGCAAAACTTACGAGCTAAATGAAAGAGCTGTAGAAGGAATTAGCGGAACTGTGATGTTTGAAGAAAGAATGAGTGGTGCTGCTCTAGCAACTATTATGTTAGATGGAACTCCAGAAGATGGAATGCACCCAGCACATATTCATATGGGATCGTTTGTAGAAGGTCCAGGAGATATTGCTTTTACTTTTAATCCAGTAAATGGAGCAACCGGAATGAGTATGACTCAGGTAGAAATGTTAGACGATGATACCGAATTTGGTTACGAAGAAGTACTAAATTATGACGGTTATGTTAATGTTCATCTAAGTGCAGAAGATTTAGCAACTGTGGTTGCTCAGGGCGATATTGGAGCAAATGAATTAACCGGTGAAAGCAAAACTTACGAATTAGGTGAGAAAGCTGTAGAAGGAATAAGTGGATCTGTGATGTTTGAAGAAAGAATGAGTGGGGAAGCTTTGGCTACTATTATGCTAGACGGAACACCGGCAGATGGTATGCATCCGGCTCATATTCATATGGGAACAGCTGCTGAAGGTCCTGGAGATATTGCCTTTACTTTTAATCCAGTAAATGGAGCAACCGGAATGAGTATGACTCACGTAGCTATGCTTGATGATGATACCGAATTTGGTTACGAAGATGTTTTAAATTATGACGGTTATGTAAACGTTCACCTAAGTGCAGACGATTTAGGAACTCTTGTAGCCCAGGGAGATATCGGGCAGAATGAATTGACCGGCGAATCAGCTTCTTATGATCTTGGAAGTGTAGATGTTGATGGCATTATGGGAACTGCAATGTTTGAAGAACGTGTAAATGGTGAAACTTTGGTGACTATTATGTTAGACGGAACTCCGGCTGATGGAATGCACCCGGCACATATTCACGTTGGCTCTGTTGCAGATGCTCCTGGAGATATCGCGATTACTTTAAATTCAGTTAACGGCGCTACCGGAATGAGCGCTACCAACGTTACTAAGTTTAACGGAGAAGATGGAGATATGATAGATTATAACGGCCTTCTGGAATATGACGGTTATATAAATGTGCATTTGAGCGCAGATGATCTAGAAACTCTTGTTGCCCAGGGAAATATTGGTTCTAATTCTTAG
- a CDS encoding SRPBCC family protein, translated as MTLFFYLLIAFITFIAFLHAWAKKRYDISRTMVINAPRDVVFSYVRQLRKHPLWVPWFSKYPKTVLKHKGEDGKLGAAIYWKGENKEVGEGTQKIIKVKHPRVFETRVLFVKPVKVSMLTYFAAKELEPGKSKVVWGIRGNLPFPLSVMSLFYSPDKLLGQDIEKGLINLKTRMENKVQV; from the coding sequence ATGACCCTCTTTTTCTACCTACTTATTGCATTTATTACATTTATTGCTTTTCTACACGCCTGGGCTAAGAAAAGATATGATATTAGTCGAACGATGGTGATTAATGCTCCTCGTGATGTGGTGTTTAGCTATGTGAGACAATTAAGAAAACATCCCCTCTGGGTGCCCTGGTTTTCAAAATATCCAAAGACCGTTTTAAAACATAAAGGAGAAGATGGAAAGCTTGGCGCTGCTATTTATTGGAAAGGTGAAAATAAGGAAGTAGGGGAAGGCACTCAAAAGATTATAAAGGTAAAACATCCAAGAGTTTTTGAAACACGGGTGCTTTTTGTAAAACCGGTAAAAGTGAGTATGCTTACTTATTTTGCCGCTAAAGAATTGGAGCCCGGCAAGTCTAAAGTAGTTTGGGGAATAAGAGGAAATTTACCTTTCCCGCTTTCGGTAATGAGTCTTTTTTATAGCCCAGATAAATTATTGGGACAGGATATTGAAAAAGGACTGATTAACTTAAAAACCAGAATGGAGAATAAAGTGCAGGTTTAA
- a CDS encoding YihY/virulence factor BrkB family protein, translating into MAPKKALLSKIEQFSNWWENKTKGIILPGFDGLSLYDLWEIYSGGIIKGTFSTRASAIAFSFFMALFPFLLFMLNLIPYINFIDDFQLQFLVFMDSLLPPNTSDFFNDIFLDIANTPRGGLLSLAFIVSIFLMTNGINAIFTGFEFSYHTNANRSIVRQYLVAVGVSLIMALLLLLTVILAVYLTYAVNDFNELGLGFNDLSASFVKYLVFILLIYTAVATLYYFGTKEARQARFFSIGASFTTLLIVIFTYLFGLYIENFSTYNELYGSIGALLILMVYIWLNSNILLLGFELNASLIKMKKKIK; encoded by the coding sequence ATGGCGCCCAAAAAAGCCCTTCTATCAAAAATAGAACAATTTTCAAATTGGTGGGAAAATAAAACCAAGGGGATAATTTTGCCCGGCTTTGATGGTTTATCGCTTTACGATCTTTGGGAAATATATTCTGGCGGAATTATAAAAGGGACTTTCTCAACCAGGGCAAGCGCTATTGCGTTTAGTTTTTTTATGGCGCTGTTTCCTTTTTTGCTGTTTATGCTTAACTTAATTCCTTACATCAACTTTATAGACGATTTTCAGTTGCAGTTCCTGGTTTTTATGGATTCTTTGCTGCCGCCAAATACCTCAGATTTTTTTAATGATATTTTTCTGGATATTGCTAATACCCCTCGTGGGGGCTTGCTCTCCTTAGCATTTATTGTTTCTATTTTTTTAATGACTAATGGAATAAATGCCATCTTTACCGGTTTTGAATTCTCTTATCATACCAATGCAAATAGATCTATTGTAAGACAATACCTTGTTGCGGTTGGAGTTTCACTTATTATGGCCTTACTTTTACTGCTTACGGTGATTCTTGCGGTTTACCTAACCTACGCAGTAAATGATTTTAATGAGCTGGGATTAGGATTCAATGATCTTAGTGCATCTTTTGTAAAATATTTGGTATTTATTTTGCTAATTTATACCGCTGTTGCCACTTTATATTATTTTGGCACTAAAGAAGCACGGCAAGCCCGTTTCTTCTCTATTGGGGCTTCTTTTACCACTTTATTAATTGTCATCTTTACCTACTTGTTTGGTTTGTATATAGAAAATTTTTCTACCTATAATGAGCTTTATGGCTCGATTGGTGCATTACTAATATTAATGGTGTATATCTGGTTAAATTCTAATATATTGCTCCTGGGATTTGAATTAAATGCATCTTTAATAAAAATGAAGAAAAAAATTAAATAA
- a CDS encoding carboxypeptidase-like regulatory domain-containing protein — MKKFLFTFLLLFLAFQAFSQDVVSGTVMNAADDKPIEKVHIVNLNQVKGAVSEEDGSFKLQATVNDTLYFSYLGFRPIKVRVTNDWLKYGSVKVKMTELGIALEEVVLKPVTLTGYLEIDARNIPIYENNRYSISGLNAGYEGGDNSASAVSRTLGAIFNPADLMHNIFGKKPRQMRKLRQMKEDDEIRNLLRNKFDRETLIALLPLNEVELNEILQRCSYSKDFLRSANDLQILDALSGCYEEYRVLQRN, encoded by the coding sequence ATGAAAAAATTCCTTTTTACCTTTTTACTACTTTTTTTAGCTTTTCAGGCATTTTCACAGGATGTTGTATCGGGAACCGTTATGAACGCTGCCGACGATAAACCTATTGAGAAAGTTCATATTGTGAACCTCAACCAGGTTAAGGGCGCCGTTAGTGAAGAAGATGGAAGTTTTAAATTACAGGCCACCGTTAACGATACCCTATATTTCTCTTACCTTGGGTTTAGACCTATTAAAGTTAGGGTAACAAACGACTGGCTTAAGTATGGGAGTGTAAAAGTAAAAATGACCGAGTTAGGAATTGCTTTGGAAGAAGTGGTTTTAAAGCCGGTTACGCTTACCGGATATTTGGAGATCGATGCCAGGAACATTCCTATTTATGAGAATAATCGCTATAGTATTTCAGGCTTAAATGCCGGTTACGAAGGTGGAGATAATTCTGCCAGTGCGGTTTCCCGAACTTTAGGCGCAATATTTAATCCCGCCGATTTGATGCATAATATTTTCGGAAAAAAACCGAGACAGATGCGAAAATTAAGGCAGATGAAAGAAGACGATGAGATTAGAAACCTGCTTAGAAATAAATTTGACCGGGAAACATTAATTGCCTTATTACCATTAAATGAAGTAGAACTTAATGAAATCCTGCAGCGATGCAGCTACTCTAAAGACTTCTTAAGATCGGCAAATGATCTGCAAATTCTTGATGCTTTAAGTGGATGTTATGAAGAATACCGGGTTTTACAACGAAATTAA
- the nadC gene encoding carboxylating nicotinate-nucleotide diphosphorylase — protein MISKAQFEKEIDLIIENAIREDVGSGDHSSLACIPAEAKGKAKLLVKDKGILAGVDFALQVFGYVDPNLKIEVLIKDGRTIERGDIAFYVEGSSQSILKAERLVLNAMQRMSAIATKTNTFVQKLEGTNTKILDTRKTTPGIRALEKWAVKIGGGENHRFALYDMVMLKDNHIDFAGGITKAINKTKDYLKANQLDLKIIVEARNLKEIEEILESEGVYRILIDNFNYEDTRQAVKLINGKCLTESSGGITLDTARKYAECGVDYISSGALTHSVYNLDLSLKAI, from the coding sequence ATGATCTCAAAAGCACAATTTGAAAAAGAAATAGATCTTATTATCGAAAACGCCATTCGAGAAGATGTGGGGAGTGGTGACCACAGTTCGCTAGCTTGTATTCCTGCTGAAGCGAAAGGGAAAGCGAAACTCCTGGTAAAGGATAAGGGCATTTTAGCCGGAGTGGATTTTGCCTTGCAGGTTTTTGGATATGTAGACCCAAATTTAAAAATTGAAGTTTTAATTAAGGATGGGAGAACAATAGAAAGGGGAGATATCGCTTTTTATGTTGAAGGTAGTTCACAATCTATATTAAAAGCGGAAAGGCTGGTTTTGAATGCCATGCAAAGAATGAGTGCCATTGCCACTAAAACCAACACTTTTGTTCAAAAATTAGAGGGTACTAACACCAAAATTCTTGATACCAGGAAAACCACACCCGGGATTAGGGCTTTAGAGAAATGGGCGGTAAAAATTGGAGGAGGAGAAAACCATAGATTTGCTTTATATGATATGGTAATGCTTAAAGATAATCATATAGATTTTGCCGGCGGAATTACCAAAGCAATCAATAAAACCAAAGATTACCTTAAAGCTAACCAACTTGATCTTAAAATAATTGTTGAGGCGAGAAATTTAAAGGAAATTGAGGAAATTCTGGAAAGTGAAGGTGTTTATCGTATTTTAATAGATAACTTTAATTATGAAGATACCCGGCAGGCGGTAAAACTTATTAATGGTAAATGCTTAACTGAATCTAGCGGAGGAATAACTCTGGATACCGCTAGGAAATATGCAGAATGTGGTGTAGATTATATTTCCAGTGGTGCTTTAACGCACTCTGTTTATAATTTAGACCTCAGTCTAAAAGCAATATAA
- a CDS encoding TrmH family RNA methyltransferase — protein sequence MQNNKLLAHLETFLTPRRIALFDKVIAQRTNHFTVATQDVYQLHNTSAVIRSCEVFGIQNIHVIEERKPKRIDREIAMGAQKWVDVNRYATSKECIKELKAKGYQIVATTPYGESTELKDFIIEKPAAIFFGTEKDGLSKEILDQADSRIQIPMFGFTESLNISVSAAIILQHLTSELKSSEISWELSEDEKETLKYEWLKKCIKNSDSIISQYNSENP from the coding sequence ATGCAAAATAACAAGCTTTTGGCTCATCTTGAAACCTTTCTCACTCCAAGGCGTATCGCTTTGTTTGATAAGGTGATCGCGCAGCGAACCAATCATTTTACCGTGGCAACCCAAGACGTTTACCAGCTACATAATACCAGTGCTGTAATTAGAAGTTGCGAGGTTTTTGGGATTCAGAATATTCATGTGATAGAAGAGCGCAAACCTAAACGAATAGATAGAGAGATTGCGATGGGAGCCCAAAAATGGGTAGACGTAAATCGATATGCTACTTCAAAAGAATGCATTAAAGAATTAAAAGCGAAAGGTTATCAAATTGTGGCCACAACGCCCTATGGAGAAAGTACAGAACTCAAAGATTTTATTATTGAAAAACCTGCAGCTATCTTCTTCGGAACTGAAAAAGATGGATTAAGCAAGGAAATTCTGGATCAAGCCGACAGTAGAATTCAAATTCCCATGTTTGGTTTTACTGAAAGTCTTAATATTTCAGTTTCAGCAGCTATTATTTTACAGCACCTTACTTCGGAATTAAAAAGCAGTGAAATTAGCTGGGAACTTTCTGAAGATGAAAAGGAAACCCTTAAATATGAGTGGCTAAAAAAATGTATTAAAAATTCAGATTCAATAATATCACAATACAATTCAGAAAATCCTTAA